In Thermodesulfobacteriota bacterium, one genomic interval encodes:
- a CDS encoding type Z 30S ribosomal protein S14, which yields MAKKSLIAKAKRTPKFKVRKYNRCPRCGRPRAFYRKFQLCRICLRDLALKGELPGVVKASW from the coding sequence TTGGCAAAGAAATCGCTCATCGCGAAGGCGAAGCGGACCCCGAAGTTCAAGGTCCGGAAATACAACCGGTGCCCGCGCTGCGGCCGCCCGCGCGCTTTCTACCGCAAGTTCCAGCTCTGCCGGATCTGCCTGCGGGACCTCGCCCTGAAGGGCGAGCTCCCCGGCGTGGTCAAGGCGAGCTGGTAG